The stretch of DNA GGGAGCCCGACGACCACCTCGCGCGCCTCGCGCTCCAGTACCAGGGCGGCGATCCGGTCCACGTCACCGGGACCGCGCCGCACCGTCTCGACCGGGCTGGCGATGAGTCCGCCCGGGTCGCTGGCGGCGACGCCGATCCGGGCGTCTCCCGGGTCGACCGCGAGTCGTACGCCGTGCCTCAACGGCTCGGCTCCCCCATGCGGGTGCACGGGGTGGCGGGGGGAGCGGTCACGTCTTCGGTCCTTTCTCGGCTCGCGCCGCAGCAGGCGCTCGGGGCGCCGCGCACCGAGGGCGCGGCAGCGGGCGCCGCGCGCCGGAGCGGTACCGGCGCGCGGCGGGCGTCTTATGTCGCAGTCTGCCTCGGATCGAGGCTAGGCGGAGGTCGCGACGCGCGCTTCGACCGCGCTCAGCGCGCGGTCCACGGCGCCGGCGTCGGTGCCGCCGCCCTGCGCGACGTCGGGCTTGCCGCCGCCACCGCCGCCGAGCTCGCGGGCGGCCACGCCGACCAGCTCTCCGGCCTTGAGGCCGCGCTGGTTGGCGGCCTTGTTCGCGGCGACCACCACGACCGGGCGGTCCTTGGGCACGCCGGCCACCGCGACCACCACGGGACGGTCGGCGTCCAGCCGGCCGCGCACGTCCAGGGCGAGCCTGCGCAGGTCGTCGCCGGTGGCGCCGTCCTCGGCGCGGTGCACGACCAGCAGTGCCCCGGCGGTCTCCCGAGCGCCGGCGGCCAGGTCCGCGGCGGCCTGCAGCACCCGCTCGGCGCGCAGCCGCTCGATCTCCTTCTCCGCGGCGCGCAGCCGGGTGACCATCGCGTCGATCCGCTCGGGGAGCTCCTCGCGCGGCGTCTTGAGCTGCTCGGAGAGCTGACCGACCAGGAGGGACTCCTTGGACAGCCGGCGGAAAGCGTCGATGCCGACGGCCGCCTCCACCCGGCGCACGCCGGAGCCGATCGAGGACTCGCCGAGCAGCTTGACCACGCCGAGCTGGCCGGTGGCGCCGACGTGCGTGCCGCCGCACAGCTCGCGGGAGTAGTCGCTCATCTCGACGACCCGGACCCGGTCTCCGTACTTCTCGCCGAACATGGCCAGCGCGCCCATCTTGAGCGCCTCGTCCAGCGAGGTCTGGAAGTCGCGCACCTGGATGTCGCCGGCCAGGACGGTGTTGACCTCCTCCTCGACCTCGGCCAGCTCGGCCTCGCCGAGCGCGCGCTCGGCGGTGAAGTCGAAGCGGAGCCGGCCCGGCCGGTTCTCCGAGCCGGCCTGCCCGGCGGAGGGGCCCAGCGCGTTGCGGAGCGCGGAGTGGATGAGGTGGGTCGCCGAGTGCGAGCGGGAGACCGAGGCGCGGCGGTCGGTGTCGATGGCCGCGCGGACGGTGTCGTCCAGCACGAGCTCGCCGCTGCGCACCGTGCCGCGGTGCACGAACAGGCCCGGCAGCGGCTTCTGCACATCGTCGATGTCGGCGACGCCGCGGCCGTCGGCCTCGATCACGCCCTTGTCGGCGAGCTGGCCGCCGGACTCGCCGTAGAACGGGGTGCGGTCCAGGACGATCTCCACCTGGTCGCCGGCCCGGGCCGCGCCGACCGCCTCGCCGTCCACGATCAGGCCGAGGACGCGCGCCTCGCCCTCGTGGTCGGTGTAGCCGAGGAACTCGGTGGCGCCGGAGGTGTCCAGCAGCCGCGCGTAGACGCTGATGTCGGCGTTGCCGAGCTTCTTGGCCTTGGCGTCGCGCTTGGCGGTCTCCTTCTGCCGGGTCATCAGCTCGGTGAAGGCGTCCTCGTCGACCTGGAGGCCCTGTTCGGCGGCCATCTCCAGGGTGAGGTCGATGGGGAAGCCGTAGGTGTCGTGCAGCTGGAAGGCGTCGGCGCCGGAGAAGGTGCTCCCGCCGGCCGCGCGGGTGCGCTCGGCGGCCCGGTTGAACAGGGCGGTGCCGGAGCGCAGCGTGTCGGCGAAGTTCTTCTCCTCGGTGTCGATGACGCCGAAGATGACCTGGGCCTTGTCCAGCAGGTCGGGGTAGATGTCCTTCATCGCGTCGATGCTGACCTCGGTCAGCTCGTGCAGGAAGGAGGCGTCGGTGCCGGAGAGCAGCCGCAGGTTGCGGATGGACCGGCGGAGGATGCGGCGCAGCACGTAGCCGGCCTTCTCGTTGCCGGGCCGGACCCCGTCGCCGACCAGCATGACCGCGCTGCGCACGTGGTCGGCGACCACCCGGAGCATGACGTCCTGCTGCTCGTCGTCGCCGTAGCGGGTGCCGGTGAGCTCGGCGGCCCGGTGCAGCACGCGGCCGATGATGTCGGTCTCGTAGATGTTGTCGACGCCCTGCAGGACCGCGGCGAGGCGCTCCAGGCCCAGGCCGGTGTCGATGTTCTTCTTCGGCAGCTCGCCGAGGATCGGGTAGTCCTTGCCGGACCCCTCGCCCCGCTCGTACTGCATGAAGACGAGGTTCCAGATCTCGATGTAGCGGTTCTCGTCGGCCTCCGGGCCGCCCTCGGCGCCGTACTCCGGGCCGCGGTCGTAGAAGATCTCCGAGCAGGGGCCGCAGGGGCCGGGGACCCCCATGTCCCAGTAGTTCTCCTCCTTGCCCATGCGCTGGATGCGCTCCGGGCGGACGCCGACCTTGTCCCGCCAGATCTCGGCGGCCTCGTCGTCGTCGAGGTAGACGGTGACCCACAGCCGCTCCGGGTCGATGCCGAAGCCGCCCTCCTCGACCGGGGTGGTGACCAGTTCCCAGGCCAGCGGGATGGCCCGCTCCTTGAAGTAGTCGCCGAAGGAGAAGTTGCCGAGCATCTGGAAGAAGGTGGCGTGCCGGGAGGTCTTGCCGACCTCCTCGATGTCCTTGGTCCGGATGCACTTCTGCACGCTGGTCGCGGTGGCGTGCGGGGGCGTGCGCTGCCCCAGGAAGTAGGGCTTGAACGGCACCATGCCGGCCGGGACCAGCAGCAGAGTGGGGTCCTCCGCGATCAGGCTCGCGGAGGGGACGACGGTGTGTCCGTTCTTCTCGAAGAATGCGAGGAAGCGGCGCGCGATTTCTGCCGTCTCCATCAGGGGCCGTCCTTCTTCTCGGGCGCATCGTGGGCGCCGTGCGGTTCGATCACCGGCCGTGCCGGCCCTCCGGGGGGTGGGAGCGCGGGTCTGCCGTGGCTCTTCCGGGGGGAGGCGTAGAGGCGGCGCAGCTCGGCCTCCCGCTCCTCGGTGGCGGCGTGGACGTCCTCGTTGAACTCGCGCAGCGCTGCACGGTAGTCGGCGATCCGCCCCTCGACGCGGCCGGCGATGCCGTCCGGGCTCCACGCACGGGCCGTGCGGTTGAGCCTGTGGACAACATACCCGCCGAGGGCCGCACCTGCGACAAGATAAGCGAGCCTGCGGATCATCGCCGCTCCCTCCTCCGCCGGGTGCGCACCAGGGCGAGCGCCTTGCGCTGCCCCATGACCCGCCGCACCCCGTAGGAGAAGGAGGCCAGCTTCACCAGCGGCCCGGTCACCACCGAGCGGGTCAGCGCCGTCATGGTGGACAGGTCCTCGGTCGTGGTGGCCACGTTCGCGGTGATCTCCTCGACGCGCTCCAGCGAGGCGTCGGTGCGCTCGACCGTCGCGGCGACGTCCTCCAGCAGCGGCCGGGAGCGCTCGCCGAACTCCCGGACCACCTTGGTGGTCTCGGAGAGCAGGCGGGTCAGCTTCACCAGGGCCACGCACAGGAAGGCCACCAGGACGGTCCAGACCACCGCCGCGATGAGGGCGGCGAGCTCTCCTCCGGTCAGCATGCGGGCTCCCTAGGGCGGTTCAGGGGAGTTCGGGAACGAACAGGGGCGCGGGGCGCACCCTGGAATCGGATATTCGGATATCCGAATGGGGACGACCCTATCGCGTCCGGCGCGGCCCCGCCCC from Nocardiopsis composta encodes:
- the alaS gene encoding alanine--tRNA ligase, producing METAEIARRFLAFFEKNGHTVVPSASLIAEDPTLLLVPAGMVPFKPYFLGQRTPPHATATSVQKCIRTKDIEEVGKTSRHATFFQMLGNFSFGDYFKERAIPLAWELVTTPVEEGGFGIDPERLWVTVYLDDDEAAEIWRDKVGVRPERIQRMGKEENYWDMGVPGPCGPCSEIFYDRGPEYGAEGGPEADENRYIEIWNLVFMQYERGEGSGKDYPILGELPKKNIDTGLGLERLAAVLQGVDNIYETDIIGRVLHRAAELTGTRYGDDEQQDVMLRVVADHVRSAVMLVGDGVRPGNEKAGYVLRRILRRSIRNLRLLSGTDASFLHELTEVSIDAMKDIYPDLLDKAQVIFGVIDTEEKNFADTLRSGTALFNRAAERTRAAGGSTFSGADAFQLHDTYGFPIDLTLEMAAEQGLQVDEDAFTELMTRQKETAKRDAKAKKLGNADISVYARLLDTSGATEFLGYTDHEGEARVLGLIVDGEAVGAARAGDQVEIVLDRTPFYGESGGQLADKGVIEADGRGVADIDDVQKPLPGLFVHRGTVRSGELVLDDTVRAAIDTDRRASVSRSHSATHLIHSALRNALGPSAGQAGSENRPGRLRFDFTAERALGEAELAEVEEEVNTVLAGDIQVRDFQTSLDEALKMGALAMFGEKYGDRVRVVEMSDYSRELCGGTHVGATGQLGVVKLLGESSIGSGVRRVEAAVGIDAFRRLSKESLLVGQLSEQLKTPREELPERIDAMVTRLRAAEKEIERLRAERVLQAAADLAAGARETAGALLVVHRAEDGATGDDLRRLALDVRGRLDADRPVVVAVAGVPKDRPVVVVAANKAANQRGLKAGELVGVAARELGGGGGGKPDVAQGGGTDAGAVDRALSAVEARVATSA
- a CDS encoding DUF6167 family protein, translating into MIRRLAYLVAGAALGGYVVHRLNRTARAWSPDGIAGRVEGRIADYRAALREFNEDVHAATEEREAELRRLYASPRKSHGRPALPPPGGPARPVIEPHGAHDAPEKKDGP
- a CDS encoding DUF948 domain-containing protein is translated as MLTGGELAALIAAVVWTVLVAFLCVALVKLTRLLSETTKVVREFGERSRPLLEDVAATVERTDASLERVEEITANVATTTEDLSTMTALTRSVVTGPLVKLASFSYGVRRVMGQRKALALVRTRRRRERR